One genomic region from Sphingobacterium multivorum encodes:
- the clpB gene encoding ATP-dependent chaperone ClpB: MNFNNYTIKAQEAIQKASEIAAGHQQQAIETAHILKALLTVDENVVSHLLKKLNVNISYLGTELDKQIEGFPKVSGSNIYLSSDANNALQKAQAYLKEFNDEFVSVEHLLLGILATSDKTSTLLKSQGVTEKDLKTAIKELRGNSRVTDQNAEATYNALGKYARNLNEYAESGKLDPVIGRDEEIRRVMQILSRRTKNNPILVGEPGVGKTAIAEGIAYRIIKGDAPENLKSKIVFSLDMGALVAGAKYKGEFEERLKAVVKEVTDSNGDIILFIDEIHTLVGAGGGEGAMDAANILKPALARGELRAIGATTLNEYQKYFEKDKALERRFQKVMVEEPDTQDAISILRGLKERYETHHKVRILDESIIAAVELSQRYIADRFLPDKAIDLIDEAASKLRLEMDSVPEAVDELERRIMQLEIEREALKRENDDKKVAELSESIANLSAERDTLRASWQEEKSLVDNVNQEIENIENYKLEAEQAERSGDYGKVAELRYGRIKEAQEKVDKLKAELAEKQESKRMLKEEVTSEDIADVVAKWTGIPVSKMIQSEREKLLNLEEELHKRVAGQDEAIEAISDAIRRSRAGLNDAKRPIGSFIFLGTTGVGKTELAKALAEFLFDDEQSMVRIDMSEYQERHAVSRLIGAPPGYVGYDEGGQLTEAVRRRPYSVVLLDEIEKAHPDVFNILLQVLDDGHLTDNKGRTVNFKNTIIIMTSNTGSTIIQENFSHLTDDNRDEIIAKTRNEVFDLLKQSIRPEFLNRIDEVIMFTPLSRDEIGDIVRLQFAHVQKQLAEQNIFITASDEAMDWLAQLGYDPIFGARPLKRVIQKRILNELSKEILSGKVNRDSIIRLDVFDGKFVFINKQEQ; the protein is encoded by the coding sequence ATGAATTTTAACAACTATACAATTAAAGCCCAAGAGGCTATACAAAAAGCTTCGGAAATTGCGGCGGGCCATCAACAACAGGCGATTGAGACAGCGCATATTTTAAAAGCTTTACTCACAGTGGATGAAAATGTTGTCAGCCACTTATTAAAAAAATTAAATGTCAACATCAGCTATCTCGGAACGGAACTAGACAAACAAATTGAAGGTTTTCCGAAGGTCAGTGGCAGCAATATTTATTTAAGTAGTGATGCCAACAATGCGCTTCAGAAAGCACAGGCCTATCTCAAAGAATTCAATGATGAATTTGTCTCGGTAGAGCACTTATTATTGGGAATTCTAGCGACTTCTGATAAGACCTCCACATTACTTAAATCACAGGGTGTTACTGAAAAAGACTTAAAAACCGCCATAAAAGAATTGCGCGGAAATAGTCGGGTAACCGATCAAAATGCGGAAGCCACTTATAATGCTTTGGGGAAATATGCCCGAAACTTAAATGAATATGCCGAATCCGGCAAATTGGATCCGGTAATTGGCCGCGATGAAGAAATTCGACGCGTCATGCAAATACTCTCTCGCCGTACCAAAAACAACCCGATTCTAGTCGGTGAACCTGGGGTTGGTAAAACGGCTATTGCAGAAGGTATTGCTTACAGAATTATAAAAGGCGACGCACCTGAAAACTTAAAATCTAAGATTGTATTTTCCTTAGATATGGGCGCTTTGGTTGCCGGAGCTAAATATAAAGGTGAATTTGAAGAACGTTTGAAAGCGGTTGTAAAAGAAGTTACCGATTCCAATGGAGACATTATACTCTTTATCGACGAAATCCATACACTGGTAGGTGCTGGAGGTGGTGAAGGCGCCATGGATGCTGCTAATATCCTCAAACCAGCTTTAGCTAGAGGTGAACTACGTGCAATTGGAGCAACGACCTTAAACGAGTACCAAAAATACTTTGAGAAAGATAAAGCATTGGAGCGTAGATTCCAGAAAGTCATGGTTGAAGAACCCGACACACAAGATGCTATTTCTATTCTCCGTGGATTAAAAGAACGCTACGAAACACACCATAAGGTACGCATTCTGGATGAATCTATCATTGCGGCAGTAGAATTGTCACAGCGCTATATCGCCGACCGCTTTCTACCAGACAAAGCGATTGATTTAATTGATGAGGCAGCATCCAAATTACGACTTGAAATGGATTCTGTGCCAGAAGCAGTCGATGAGCTTGAACGTCGTATCATGCAATTGGAAATCGAGCGTGAAGCTTTGAAACGGGAAAATGACGACAAAAAAGTCGCAGAACTATCGGAAAGTATTGCTAATCTATCTGCAGAGAGAGATACTTTAAGAGCATCATGGCAAGAAGAAAAGAGTCTTGTCGACAATGTTAATCAAGAGATCGAAAATATCGAAAATTATAAACTCGAAGCTGAGCAGGCCGAACGTTCCGGAGATTATGGAAAGGTAGCAGAGCTTCGCTACGGACGGATTAAAGAAGCGCAAGAAAAAGTTGACAAACTAAAGGCTGAACTCGCTGAAAAACAAGAAAGCAAGCGTATGCTCAAAGAAGAAGTTACTTCAGAAGACATTGCTGATGTTGTCGCAAAATGGACAGGAATACCTGTGAGCAAGATGATTCAATCTGAACGCGAAAAATTATTGAATCTGGAGGAAGAGCTTCATAAACGTGTCGCCGGTCAGGATGAAGCAATAGAAGCTATTTCCGATGCCATTCGTCGATCACGTGCTGGATTAAATGATGCGAAACGACCAATAGGATCGTTCATATTTTTGGGGACTACCGGAGTCGGAAAAACCGAACTTGCAAAAGCACTTGCCGAGTTCTTATTTGACGACGAACAATCCATGGTTCGTATTGATATGTCGGAATATCAAGAACGACACGCGGTGTCTCGTTTAATCGGAGCGCCTCCGGGATATGTCGGCTATGATGAAGGCGGACAGTTGACTGAGGCAGTTCGAAGAAGACCCTATTCTGTTGTCTTGTTAGATGAAATTGAAAAAGCTCATCCTGATGTATTCAACATCCTATTGCAGGTATTGGACGATGGACACCTTACAGACAACAAAGGCCGTACGGTAAACTTCAAGAATACCATTATCATCATGACCTCCAATACAGGGTCGACCATTATACAAGAGAATTTCAGTCATCTGACCGATGATAATAGGGATGAGATTATCGCCAAAACACGCAATGAGGTGTTCGATCTTTTGAAACAATCAATTCGTCCCGAATTTTTGAACCGTATTGATGAAGTAATTATGTTTACGCCATTAAGTAGAGACGAGATTGGAGATATTGTTCGTTTACAATTTGCGCATGTTCAGAAACAGCTGGCCGAACAAAATATATTTATTACGGCTTCTGACGAGGCTATGGATTGGTTAGCACAACTTGGTTACGATCCTATTTTTGGAGCGAGACCCTTAAAACGCGTCATTCAAAAGCGAATTCTAAATGAACTTTCAAAGGAAATTCTATCCGGAAAAGTCAATCGCGACTCGATTATTCGTCTGGATGTATTCGACGGTAAATTTGTATTCATCAATAAACAAGAACAATAA
- a CDS encoding TlpA family protein disulfide reductase, with the protein MKFLYSLFFVSVFFLCQSVFAQAPKTLPSFTFDEVYQASKFNSDKLPKSGYIVLDFYDPGCGHCQKMGAGIARNLSKFKNVSFYFISMNDKPYVDGFINMHAKALKSAPNVKFLFDAGTQFIEKFKPSNYPSLYIYDAKTKVLVQHLDGEDDVNKLLKALGIAG; encoded by the coding sequence ATGAAGTTCCTTTATTCTCTATTTTTTGTAAGTGTATTTTTCTTATGTCAATCTGTTTTTGCACAGGCACCCAAAACGCTTCCTTCGTTTACTTTTGATGAGGTCTATCAGGCCAGCAAGTTTAATTCGGACAAACTTCCAAAATCGGGATATATTGTGTTGGATTTTTATGACCCAGGTTGTGGCCATTGTCAGAAAATGGGGGCTGGTATCGCACGCAATTTGTCCAAATTCAAGAATGTATCCTTCTATTTTATCTCCATGAATGACAAGCCTTATGTTGATGGATTTATTAATATGCATGCGAAGGCATTGAAAAGTGCCCCAAATGTCAAATTCTTGTTTGATGCTGGAACTCAATTTATCGAAAAATTTAAGCCTAGCAATTACCCTTCGCTCTATATCTATGATGCAAAAACCAAAGTATTGGTACAGCATTTGGACGGAGAAGACGATGTAAACAAGTTGTTAAAAGCTTTAGGTATTGCAGGTTAA
- the purN gene encoding phosphoribosylglycinamide formyltransferase, which translates to MKKRIAIFASGSGSNAQKIMEHFKYSDEAEVALILSNNPDAYVIQRADNFEIPAHIFDRDEFYKTDNVVNILKNLNIDLIVLAGFLWLVPNNLLKAFPNQIINIHPALLPKYGGKGMYGDHVHKAVLANKEEEHGITIHFANEHFDEGEIIYQARFKVDPNDTLDVIKFKGQQLEHQYFPKIIENLIKKM; encoded by the coding sequence GTGAAAAAACGAATTGCTATTTTTGCTTCAGGTTCAGGGTCCAATGCGCAAAAAATAATGGAACATTTCAAGTATTCAGATGAAGCTGAGGTGGCTTTGATTTTATCCAATAACCCTGATGCTTACGTTATTCAGCGAGCTGACAATTTTGAAATACCTGCACATATATTTGATCGTGACGAATTTTACAAAACCGACAACGTTGTCAATATTCTTAAAAACTTAAATATTGATCTGATTGTTTTGGCGGGTTTTCTTTGGCTCGTTCCAAATAACCTGCTGAAAGCATTTCCAAATCAAATTATAAATATACATCCTGCTCTCCTACCAAAATATGGTGGGAAAGGTATGTATGGTGACCATGTCCACAAAGCTGTCCTAGCAAATAAAGAAGAGGAACATGGCATTACGATCCACTTCGCAAATGAACATTTCGATGAAGGGGAAATCATATATCAAGCACGATTCAAAGTGGATCCCAACGATACTTTAGATGTTATTAAATTTAAAGGGCAGCAACTTGAACACCAATACTTCCCTAAAATAATTGAAAATCTGATCAAAAAAATGTAA
- a CDS encoding MFS transporter, with the protein MSRIKEKQPHKKVWLLIMIASLGYFVDIYDLIIFSIVRIQSFTDIGVPAAEMRVKGEFVLNMQMGGLLLGGIIWGIIGDKYGRLKVLFGSILLYSLANIANGFVHDVLMYGIIRFIAGIGLAGELGAGITLVSESMHKSKRGYGTMLVAGVGVLGAILAYFVSEEFDWRTAYFVGGGMGILLLLLRVGSFESGLFKEQDKSNVVKGDIRMLFTNRNRLKRYINCLCIGLPIWFVVGVLVTQAPEIGKALGASDTLSAGKGVMFAYIGISLGDVLAGIFAQVLKSRKKVVFICQLIIIGSSLWYLLSDGITSTKFLVLAFIMGLGVGYWATFVTISAEQFGTNLRATVATTAPNFVRGALIPSTILYGLLVNAFGIVPAAITMVLVLSGIAIYSLTQLEESFDKDLDYLEE; encoded by the coding sequence ATGTCAAGAATAAAAGAAAAACAACCCCATAAAAAAGTATGGTTACTGATTATGATTGCTTCGTTGGGCTATTTCGTCGATATCTACGATTTGATTATTTTCTCCATCGTCCGTATTCAGTCTTTTACTGATATTGGTGTTCCCGCTGCAGAGATGCGGGTAAAAGGCGAATTTGTGCTCAATATGCAAATGGGTGGTCTGCTACTGGGTGGAATCATCTGGGGGATTATTGGTGATAAATACGGACGTTTAAAAGTGCTCTTTGGATCGATTCTTCTATATTCTTTGGCGAATATTGCAAATGGTTTTGTACATGATGTGCTTATGTATGGCATTATTCGTTTTATAGCGGGTATTGGTTTAGCTGGAGAGCTGGGAGCGGGAATTACCTTAGTTTCTGAAAGTATGCATAAGTCAAAACGGGGTTATGGGACTATGTTGGTTGCAGGAGTTGGTGTTTTAGGAGCGATATTAGCCTATTTTGTTTCAGAAGAATTTGATTGGCGGACGGCCTATTTTGTTGGTGGTGGAATGGGTATACTATTATTATTGCTGCGAGTAGGTTCTTTTGAGTCAGGGCTATTTAAGGAGCAAGATAAATCGAATGTTGTGAAAGGGGATATTCGGATGCTTTTTACCAATCGAAATCGATTAAAACGTTATATCAATTGCCTTTGTATCGGTCTGCCCATTTGGTTTGTCGTCGGTGTATTGGTTACGCAGGCGCCGGAAATTGGAAAGGCGTTAGGGGCTTCAGATACTCTGAGTGCTGGAAAAGGAGTGATGTTTGCTTATATTGGAATTTCGCTCGGAGATGTGCTGGCCGGTATTTTTGCACAAGTGTTGAAGTCACGTAAAAAAGTTGTATTTATTTGTCAGTTAATTATTATTGGAAGTTCACTGTGGTATTTGTTAAGTGATGGTATTACAAGTACTAAGTTTTTGGTACTCGCTTTTATCATGGGCTTGGGAGTGGGATATTGGGCAACTTTTGTAACTATTTCTGCCGAACAATTTGGTACAAATCTTAGAGCCACTGTTGCAACGACGGCTCCCAATTTCGTGCGGGGTGCGCTTATTCCGTCAACGATACTATATGGACTTCTAGTAAATGCATTTGGAATCGTGCCAGCGGCAATTACAATGGTTTTAGTTCTTTCCGGTATAGCAATTTATTCGTTGACCCAGTTGGAAGAAAGCTTTGATAAGGATTTGGACTACCTAGAGGAGTAA
- a CDS encoding PaaI family thioesterase, whose translation MRYSPLALTWLLRIYPPFLFQGIWVKKISPGFQGAKVKIYKTPFNINTNKTLFGGTIFSAADPIFPILIDQYLQKIGFKKTVAWLKSSQIIFKKPGKTSVEYTVELSEEILEECAHIIRTKGKVVRDFSLEIKDKSGDLCATVRCETYIRDLNFTFPSRNRNIEP comes from the coding sequence ATGAGATATAGTCCACTTGCCTTAACATGGCTATTGCGTATTTACCCGCCCTTTCTATTTCAAGGAATCTGGGTAAAAAAAATTAGTCCTGGCTTCCAAGGTGCCAAAGTAAAAATATATAAGACACCATTCAATATCAATACCAACAAAACACTCTTTGGTGGAACAATCTTTTCTGCAGCAGACCCCATCTTCCCTATCCTAATCGACCAATACCTTCAAAAAATTGGCTTTAAGAAAACCGTTGCTTGGTTAAAATCATCACAGATCATTTTTAAGAAACCGGGCAAAACCAGCGTGGAGTATACTGTGGAGCTTTCCGAAGAAATTCTTGAAGAATGTGCCCATATTATTCGAACAAAAGGCAAGGTCGTAAGGGATTTTTCACTCGAAATTAAAGATAAGTCTGGCGATCTCTGTGCTACAGTGCGTTGTGAAACCTATATTCGTGACTTGAATTTTACATTCCCTTCCAGAAATCGAAATATTGAGCCATAA
- a CDS encoding transposase, with amino-acid sequence MNKIAFIAIASLAIAACGTQENGATGVKALQDSTIKIHDEIMPQIAHFDRDAVKIDSILANLKNIKTAKADLDTSSTRKELSILKANLESATDHMMDWMKGYNPDSTDVKYFETELQKVSDMKKIFDNVAKESQDKLKNF; translated from the coding sequence ATGAATAAAATCGCGTTTATCGCTATCGCATCCTTGGCAATAGCAGCATGTGGAACTCAGGAAAATGGTGCAACAGGTGTAAAAGCGTTGCAAGATTCAACAATTAAGATACATGACGAGATCATGCCTCAAATCGCTCATTTCGACCGCGATGCTGTAAAGATAGATTCCATTTTGGCAAATTTAAAAAACATAAAAACAGCGAAGGCTGACTTAGATACAAGTTCCACACGAAAAGAACTGAGCATTTTGAAAGCTAATTTGGAGAGCGCCACAGACCATATGATGGACTGGATGAAAGGGTATAACCCAGATTCAACAGATGTTAAATATTTTGAAACAGAGCTGCAAAAAGTAAGTGATATGAAAAAGATATTTGACAATGTTGCTAAAGAAAGCCAAGACAAATTAAAGAATTTTTAA
- a CDS encoding SCO family protein, translating into MRSITKFYCATGLLLGLFSCKNNSQPSLPIYGEREAVEKTVDGKQIVDTVYHTIPPFKLLNQDSTMISDKDFEGKVYIANFFFTHCPSICPTMNRNLLKIYQQYKDNEDVRFLSHSIDFKYDQPYVLKDYANKLGVTNKHWQFVSGTKAEIYGLANQYLVYTAEDKNAPGGYDHQGYLVLIDKDKRIRGAYDGTNDEQVKKLMNDLPLLLSKDKK; encoded by the coding sequence ATGAGATCCATAACTAAATTTTACTGCGCCACTGGTCTTTTACTCGGTTTATTTTCCTGTAAAAACAATAGCCAGCCAAGCTTACCCATCTATGGCGAAAGAGAAGCTGTAGAAAAAACAGTTGATGGAAAACAAATCGTAGATACAGTCTATCATACTATTCCACCTTTTAAACTGCTCAATCAGGATAGTACAATGATTTCAGACAAAGATTTTGAGGGTAAAGTATATATTGCCAACTTCTTCTTTACCCATTGCCCAAGTATCTGTCCGACCATGAACCGCAACTTATTAAAGATATACCAACAATACAAAGACAATGAAGACGTTCGTTTCCTGTCCCATAGTATAGACTTTAAATACGACCAGCCTTATGTATTGAAAGATTATGCCAATAAATTAGGCGTAACGAATAAGCACTGGCAATTTGTTTCGGGAACAAAAGCGGAAATCTATGGCCTTGCTAATCAATACTTGGTTTATACCGCTGAAGATAAAAACGCACCTGGAGGTTACGACCATCAGGGGTACCTTGTCTTAATAGATAAAGATAAGCGAATTCGGGGCGCCTACGACGGTACAAACGATGAGCAAGTAAAAAAACTGATGAACGACTTACCTTTACTCTTGAGCAAGGATAAAAAATAA
- a CDS encoding c-type cytochrome, protein MHILLKTGVTIGAILAVLISCQHEVDIKTAQYAVNGQKVYRTHCQNCHGEKGEGLGNLYPPLTDTTFLQTHRQNLACIIKHGTSGELEVAGKKFNNTMPASNLSAIDIAYVLTYINTKINKGKNLYPLEDVEKSLKGCK, encoded by the coding sequence ATGCACATTCTCTTAAAAACAGGTGTAACAATTGGGGCTATTTTAGCGGTTTTGATAAGCTGTCAGCATGAAGTTGATATCAAAACTGCGCAATATGCGGTCAATGGTCAAAAGGTATACCGGACACATTGTCAAAATTGTCATGGAGAGAAAGGTGAAGGATTGGGCAATCTCTATCCGCCCCTAACCGATACCACCTTTCTGCAAACTCATCGTCAAAATCTTGCTTGCATCATCAAGCACGGAACTTCTGGGGAACTTGAAGTTGCGGGTAAAAAGTTTAATAATACCATGCCCGCTTCAAATCTTTCCGCAATTGATATCGCTTATGTATTAACCTATATCAATACCAAGATCAACAAAGGAAAAAATTTATATCCTTTGGAAGATGTTGAGAAAAGTTTAAAAGGTTGCAAATAG
- a CDS encoding TetR/AcrR family transcriptional regulator encodes MNSNEKIAAVFASTLKLIQTNGFHGTPMSKIAQESDVAIGTIYHYFPSKDDLIFGLFKHCRTLLNEYIFDGIKDDFDYKDSFFHIWRNFVKFYLENGHIFSFFEQFFSSPYYEKNKAEIQEPVGGQNKVVDFLQEGIDRKILKQVDVHLLVASYIGVALSTVHSIKFKDLKFSEQNVEDLMGIIWDGAINREKNN; translated from the coding sequence ATGAATTCCAATGAAAAAATTGCGGCAGTATTTGCCAGCACACTAAAACTTATACAAACAAACGGCTTCCATGGAACGCCGATGAGCAAAATCGCACAAGAGTCTGATGTAGCAATTGGGACTATCTACCATTATTTCCCGTCAAAAGACGATCTAATTTTTGGTTTGTTCAAACATTGTAGAACACTACTCAATGAGTATATTTTTGATGGTATAAAAGATGATTTCGACTATAAAGACTCATTTTTTCATATCTGGCGCAACTTTGTCAAGTTCTATTTAGAGAACGGGCACATCTTTAGTTTTTTTGAGCAGTTTTTTTCCTCCCCTTATTACGAGAAGAATAAAGCTGAGATACAAGAACCTGTGGGGGGGCAAAACAAAGTTGTCGATTTTTTACAGGAAGGCATTGATCGAAAAATTTTGAAGCAGGTAGATGTCCATCTTTTGGTGGCAAGTTACATCGGTGTGGCACTATCAACTGTTCACAGCATCAAATTTAAAGATCTCAAGTTTTCCGAACAAAATGTGGAGGACTTAATGGGGATTATTTGGGATGGGGCTATTAATAGAGAAAAAAATAATTAA
- a CDS encoding TolC family protein gives MKFNKIVYSLAALSLLSNTGFAQQQSENLPANATLQQLIDYALRNQIAVKQAQLDETIGEKDIDISLSGWYPQLGLKGSYNYNVIVPLANIGGNNIKMGQNNASALTLQADQQILNPELMQAKKAAELVRLGNKQNTENKKITAVVEVSKAYYDILTSEEQIKIVRENIARLQKQLKDAKSQYDVGLVDKTDYKRAQIALANSNADEKRTVELRKYKYEYLKQLLALDKSKNLTLSFDNSNMESEILLDTTAGINVSNRIEFQQLETSKKIQQLSTQYYKWTYLPSVSAFYNYAFNYRNDKFSKLYSDNFPGSVAGLNVSFSIFDGFKRKKQINKSRLQEERIDWDIKNLENSINTEYSLARATYNANLNDWKTAKENVELSKEVYETIKLQYDEGIKTYLDLMTAETDLKTTQLNYLNSLYALLSSKLDVQKAVGAIHTN, from the coding sequence ATGAAGTTTAATAAAATCGTTTATTCCTTAGCGGCCCTGTCGCTTCTGAGTAATACAGGATTTGCACAACAGCAATCTGAAAACTTGCCGGCAAATGCAACACTTCAGCAGCTGATTGATTACGCCCTACGTAATCAAATCGCTGTAAAACAAGCTCAATTGGACGAGACCATCGGTGAAAAGGATATTGACATCTCACTTTCAGGTTGGTATCCACAATTGGGTCTAAAAGGAAGTTATAATTATAATGTCATTGTTCCACTAGCAAATATTGGCGGAAATAATATCAAAATGGGGCAGAACAATGCAAGTGCATTAACGCTTCAAGCAGATCAACAAATCCTAAATCCAGAGCTAATGCAGGCGAAGAAAGCGGCAGAATTAGTACGTCTTGGCAATAAACAAAATACGGAGAACAAAAAGATCACCGCTGTTGTAGAGGTCAGCAAAGCTTATTATGATATCCTAACTTCGGAAGAACAGATCAAGATTGTACGAGAAAATATCGCTCGCCTCCAAAAACAATTGAAAGATGCAAAGTCTCAATACGATGTGGGCTTAGTCGATAAGACCGACTATAAGCGAGCACAAATTGCTTTGGCAAATTCGAATGCAGACGAGAAAAGAACGGTTGAGCTTCGCAAATATAAATACGAATACCTCAAACAACTGCTAGCTTTGGATAAAAGCAAAAATTTGACGCTATCCTTTGACAATAGCAATATGGAATCAGAAATTTTGTTAGACACAACTGCTGGAATAAATGTCTCTAATCGAATTGAATTCCAACAATTGGAAACATCCAAAAAAATCCAACAGTTGAGCACGCAATACTATAAATGGACATATTTGCCAAGTGTAAGTGCTTTCTACAATTACGCTTTCAACTATCGAAATGATAAATTCAGTAAACTTTACTCCGATAATTTCCCCGGGTCAGTTGCCGGCCTAAATGTTTCTTTTTCAATTTTCGACGGATTTAAACGTAAAAAACAAATCAATAAGTCCAGATTGCAGGAAGAAAGAATTGACTGGGACATCAAAAATTTAGAAAATAGCATTAACACAGAGTATTCGCTGGCAAGAGCAACCTATAATGCTAACTTAAATGATTGGAAAACAGCTAAAGAAAATGTGGAACTCTCCAAAGAAGTATACGAGACCATCAAACTTCAATATGACGAAGGTATCAAAACTTACCTCGATCTAATGACAGCAGAAACTGATCTCAAAACAACGCAACTTAATTATTTGAACTCCCTCTATGCACTGTTATCAAGTAAATTAGATGTTCAGAAAGCAGTTGGGGCAATCCACACAAATTAA
- a CDS encoding efflux RND transporter periplasmic adaptor subunit, whose protein sequence is MNKRQLLFAFFLGTALVWTSCGNKDAKKQGAAQAQAEKVVPVSFGVASHEIVTGTISYPATVKPLNEADLYAEVSGYITKIYVSDGAVVSAGQALYEIDGTRYNAAVQQAKASLQVAQTDLDRQKRDLARYQTLADKDAIAKQVFDNAVSNVAASQAQVESARAALVTANTNLSRSTIRAPFSGTVGISQVRLGALVNPGTTLLNTLSSTSPIAVEFQVNEKDITKFTQLQSSHSSSDLSLVLPNGSTYEGKGTITTIDRAVDPATGTIKVRATFPNNANELRAGMNITMNVSTTSATEEVVVPYKAVFEQLGVFNLYTVNDSSKAEIRQVKLGIKAGDKIVIKEGVKDGEKIVVDGAMNVQNGVKVVDAAVAAQQAAKGAPQGK, encoded by the coding sequence ATGAATAAAAGACAATTATTATTCGCTTTCTTCCTTGGGACGGCATTAGTATGGACCTCTTGTGGAAATAAGGATGCAAAAAAGCAAGGTGCAGCACAAGCTCAGGCTGAAAAAGTTGTTCCTGTCAGCTTTGGTGTAGCATCACATGAGATTGTTACAGGTACAATCAGCTATCCAGCAACAGTCAAACCGTTGAACGAAGCAGATCTATATGCGGAAGTAAGCGGCTATATCACCAAAATATATGTTTCTGACGGCGCAGTAGTTTCCGCAGGACAAGCGCTTTATGAAATTGATGGAACGCGTTACAATGCGGCTGTCCAACAAGCTAAAGCAAGCTTACAGGTAGCGCAAACGGATTTGGACCGACAAAAAAGAGATCTAGCACGCTACCAAACATTGGCCGATAAAGATGCAATTGCGAAGCAGGTATTTGACAATGCTGTATCGAATGTAGCCGCTTCTCAAGCACAGGTAGAGTCTGCTCGTGCAGCATTGGTCACCGCGAATACAAATTTATCGCGTTCGACCATTCGGGCTCCTTTTAGTGGTACCGTAGGGATATCACAGGTACGTTTGGGCGCCTTGGTCAATCCAGGTACGACCCTATTGAATACCTTGTCTTCAACTAGCCCAATTGCTGTTGAATTTCAGGTAAATGAAAAGGATATTACCAAATTTACCCAACTGCAAAGTAGCCATTCATCATCGGATCTTTCTCTTGTATTGCCAAATGGAAGTACATATGAAGGTAAAGGAACGATCACAACCATCGACCGCGCAGTTGACCCTGCAACCGGAACGATCAAAGTGCGCGCTACTTTCCCCAACAATGCCAACGAATTGCGGGCCGGGATGAATATTACGATGAATGTATCGACAACCTCAGCTACGGAAGAAGTTGTGGTTCCTTACAAAGCCGTTTTCGAGCAGCTTGGCGTATTTAACCTCTATACCGTAAATGATAGCAGTAAAGCTGAAATTCGCCAAGTAAAATTAGGTATTAAAGCCGGTGACAAAATTGTGATCAAAGAAGGTGTTAAAGACGGTGAGAAAATCGTTGTCGATGGTGCCATGAACGTCCAAAATGGAGTTAAAGTAGTTGATGCTGCTGTCGCTGCCCAACAGGCTGCAAAAGGCGCTCCTCAAGGAAAATAA